Within the Pelagovum pacificum genome, the region GATGACGTGCAGGCCCGGTCGCGCGCCGGACAGAACGTCTGCGTTGAGGATGCCCCGCGTCGCAGTGGTGAGCGGCAGCGACAGGACGAGGTGGTCGCACTCCCCGGCAAGAGTCGCGAGGCTGGCTGCCATCTCGATCCCCTCCGGCATGGGGCGCGGTCGCCGAACGAGCGCCTTGACCCGCATCCCGACAGCAAGGCCGAGCCGCGCCGTTGCCAGTCCGATGTCGCCAAGCCCGGCGATCCCCAGAACCTTGCCGGACACGTCCCCAAGCTTGCGCGGTTGCCAGTCCTCGCGCTTGGTGACCGGCGGGGCGAGGAAGGATTTCTCCCGCGCGAAGACCGCGGCGATGACGTATTCCGCGATGGCCTTGTCCTGTATGCCGCAGCCTCGCGTGACCAGCGGCACCTCGAAGACCCAGTCCGGCAGGATCTCGACCCCCGCCGACGTCGTGTGAAGCCACTTCAGATCGAAGGGCCAACCCGGTGGACGGGTCGCATCGCCCCATTGCGACTGATGCGTGAAGAGCGCTTCGACCCCTGGGCCGACCTCCCACGGAGCCTCGGAGACATCGCGCGCGACGATGACATCCGCGTGGCCCGCGATGGCGTCGGTCGGGCCGGCGGGCAGGGAGCTCGCGGCGACGAGGGGTGCGGTCCGGGTCAGCACAGCGCCAGCTCGATTACGGGGACCACGGCGTCCGGTTTCTTCACGGGAAGTTCGAGGACGAGGTCGCCGGGCCGCGATCTGATCTGCATGTTCTCATGCGGATCGTCGGGGGCAGGGGCGACGATACCGACTTCGCCGCCGTCCGTCATCAGCCGGGCCTGACTGACCTTCCCCTGAAGCCCCGGCAAATGCAGGTGCCGGAACGGCCAGGCGAAGACATGAACGTACAGGCGGTCGCCCTTGCGGGTCAGGCGGCAATCCTGTGCCGGCGGCAGGTCGGCGGCGGTGCAGCCCCGGATTGCCGGCGCGTGATGGTGCATCCACGTGGCGTAGGTCTCGAGCGCCTCGGTCGCCTGCGGATCGAATTCGCCGCGGGCGGTCGGCCCGACGTTCATCAGCAGGTTGCCCCCCTTGGACACGGTATCGGCGAGCAGACGGATCAGCTGTCCCGGGCTCTTGGCGGACCCCATGTCGCGGGCGTAGCCCCAGGGGCCCGACAGGGTATGGCAGGCCTCCCACGTCACCCGCGCGCCGTCACGCTCTGGCCATTCGGGGGGCGAGAGCTGTTCAGGCGTCACGACGTCGGGGGCCTCCTCGGGCAGCCCGAGGCGGTTGTTGACAATGATCCCGGGCGCCAGTCGCCGGACGAGGGCGAGCAGCGCCTCGCTGTTCCAGTCGTCCCGGCCCTTTCCAGTCAGGCCGTTCTCCGCCCGGTCGGGATAGGAGAAGTCGAACCAGATGATGTCGAGCGGACCGTATCCGGTGAGCAGTTCCTCGACCTGCGCGAACATGTAGCTGCGGTAGCGCTCCATGTCGCGCTCGGCGTTCAGCGCGATGGCGTCGGGATGGTTTCGCAGCGGGTGCACCGGGTCGATGGTGAAGTCGGGATGGTGCCAGTCGATTAGCGAGTAGTAGATGCCGACCCGCAGCCCCTCGGCCCGGAAGGCGTCGAGGATGTCGCGCAGGGCATCGCGCCCGAACGGAGTATTGGTTGCCTTGAAATCGGTGAAGGCGCTGTCCCAGAGGCAGAAGCCTTCGTGGTGCTTTGCGGTCACGACGACGTAGCGCATCCCCGCTGCCTTCGCCTTGCGGGCCCAGTCCGCCGGATCGAAGAGGTCGGGATCGAACTGGTCGAGGTAGGCGGCATAGTCCTCCGGCGGCGTCTGCTCGCGGGTCTGGACCCATTCGTGCCGGGCCGGGATCGCGTACAGCCCCCAATGAATGAAGAGGCCGAACCGTGCATCGGTGAACCACGCGGTGCGGGCCATCGCAGGTTGATCCGCGCTCATGGCCGCGGATCCAACAGGTCGCGGAGGCCGTCCCCGAGCAGGTTGAAGCCGAGCACCATGACCATCACGGCGAGGCCGGGAAAGAGGGATAGATACACGTTCACTCCTATGAAGTTGCGTCCCTCGCTCATCATCGCGCCCCATTCGGGCAGCGGTGGCTGCGCGCCAAGGCCGAGGAACGACAGGCTGGCCGCCGACAGCAGGACGGTGCCCGCCGTGAGCGTCGCCTGGACGATGATCGGCGCCAGCGCGTTGCGCAGCATCTGGTCGAACATGATGCGGAGGCGACCGGCGCCGAGCGCGCGGGCGGCCTCGACATATTCCATCTCTCGCAGGCCGAGCGCGATGTTGCGCGTCAGGCGGGCGTAGACGGGGATCGAGAAGACGGCGTTTGCGATCAGCAGGTTGATGAGGCTCGGGCCCAGGATCGACACGATCAGGATCGCGAGGACAACGGCGGGAAAGGCGAAGATCACGTCCATCGTCCACATGATGGCCGCGTCGACACGCCGGCCGGCGGTGCCGGAGATCAGCCCCAGCGGCACACCGATCAGGACGGCGAGCCCGGCGCAGACCACCGCCTCGAGCAGCGAGATACGCGCGCCGTAGATGACGCGGGTGAAGATGTCGCGCCCGAACTGGTCGGTGCCGAAGGGATGCGCCAGCGACGGGGGCTGAAGGCTCTGCATCAAGTCCTGCTGATAGGGCTCACCCGTGGTGATGAACGGCGCGAAGATCGCGGCGAAGACGATCAGTCCGATCAGCAGGGCGCCGATCAGCAGGTTCGGGCGACGCACCCACCAGCGCAACGTCAGGGCGGGGCGCGCAGGACGGGGACGGCTGGGCCGGGAAGAGGTCACGGTCATCAGCTGACCCTCACACGCGGGTTGATGAGCATGATGAGCAGGTCGGCGGCGAGGTTCACGATCACCACGCTTGCCACGGTCAGCAGCGTCACGCCCTGGATGACCGGGTAGTCCCGGTAGCGGACCGCGTCGACCAGCAGGCGCCCGATGCCGGGCCAGCTGAAGACCGTCTCCGCGACGACCGCGCCGGAGACCACGGCGCCGAAGTTCAGCCCGACGATCGTGACGATCGGGATCAGCGCGTTGCGCAGCGCGTGCTTCCTGTAGACCTTGCCCTCGTCGATGCCCTTGGCGCGGGCGGTGCGGATGTAGTCCTGCCCCAGAACCTCGATCATCGACGATCGCGTCATTCGCGCGATGATCGCTGCCGGCAGAAGGGCAAGCGTGACCGACGGCAGGATGTAATGCTGCCATGTCCCCATGCCCATCAGCGGCAGCCAGCCCAGCTTTACCGCGAACAGGTTCATCCCCATCAGTGCCAGCCAGAAGTTGGCGAGCGATGCCGCGAGGATGGCGAAAATCATCACGAGCTGGTCTGGCCATCGCCCTCGCGCGGCGGCCGACAGGATGCCCGCCGGGATCCCGACGAGAACGGCGATCATGTAGCTGACGAACGCCAGCTTGAGCGTGTTCGGGAAGCGGTCCGCGATCTCCTGCGTCACCGGCACCTTGGATCGCAGCGACATACCAAGGTCGCCCTGCAGGGCATTCACCAGGAAATAACCGTACTGGACGATCACCGGCTGGTTCAGGCCGAGACGCTCCCGGACCAGCACGAGCGCCGCCTCGGGTGCATCGGGGCCCGCCATGAGCCGCGCCGGATCACCGGGCAGGGCGCGCACCGCCATGAAGACGATGAACGACACGCCGAGCAGGATGAGCGGCAGCGCGAGGATCTTGCGGAAGAAATAGGCCTTCAACGGACATGCTCCAGTGTCCGGCCCGGCCGCGTCGCCTCAAGCGTGCGGCCGGGTGGAGTTGGGGAGGAGAGGATGCCGGCGCGGGCCGGCATCCGCTTTGGCTCACTCGGCGACGGACACGCCCTTGGCGACCAGAAGGCCGCCGGGACGGACCCAGACACCCTCGATGCCCGAACGCGTCGCGTAGAGGTCGACGGGCTTGTAGAGCAGCACGTGCGGGGCCTCTTCGTTGATGATGTTCTGCGCCTCGAGGTACAGTTCCATCCGCCGGTCGGTGTCGCTGATGCTCGCCGCCTCGTCGAGA harbors:
- a CDS encoding NAD(P)-dependent oxidoreductase; the protein is MLTRTAPLVAASSLPAGPTDAIAGHADVIVARDVSEAPWEVGPGVEALFTHQSQWGDATRPPGWPFDLKWLHTTSAGVEILPDWVFEVPLVTRGCGIQDKAIAEYVIAAVFAREKSFLAPPVTKREDWQPRKLGDVSGKVLGIAGLGDIGLATARLGLAVGMRVKALVRRPRPMPEGIEMAASLATLAGECDHLVLSLPLTTATRGILNADVLSGARPGLHVINVARGALIDDAALLEALDTGTVGGATLDATWPEPPPDGHPYYTHPKVTLTPHVCGVTPDADRRLASRLAGNIDRYLAGDDLSGAVDHRSGY
- a CDS encoding alpha-L-fucosidase, with amino-acid sequence MSADQPAMARTAWFTDARFGLFIHWGLYAIPARHEWVQTREQTPPEDYAAYLDQFDPDLFDPADWARKAKAAGMRYVVVTAKHHEGFCLWDSAFTDFKATNTPFGRDALRDILDAFRAEGLRVGIYYSLIDWHHPDFTIDPVHPLRNHPDAIALNAERDMERYRSYMFAQVEELLTGYGPLDIIWFDFSYPDRAENGLTGKGRDDWNSEALLALVRRLAPGIIVNNRLGLPEEAPDVVTPEQLSPPEWPERDGARVTWEACHTLSGPWGYARDMGSAKSPGQLIRLLADTVSKGGNLLMNVGPTARGEFDPQATEALETYATWMHHHAPAIRGCTAADLPPAQDCRLTRKGDRLYVHVFAWPFRHLHLPGLQGKVSQARLMTDGGEVGIVAPAPDDPHENMQIRSRPGDLVLELPVKKPDAVVPVIELALC
- a CDS encoding ABC transporter permease; the encoded protein is MTVTSSRPSRPRPARPALTLRWWVRRPNLLIGALLIGLIVFAAIFAPFITTGEPYQQDLMQSLQPPSLAHPFGTDQFGRDIFTRVIYGARISLLEAVVCAGLAVLIGVPLGLISGTAGRRVDAAIMWTMDVIFAFPAVVLAILIVSILGPSLINLLIANAVFSIPVYARLTRNIALGLREMEYVEAARALGAGRLRIMFDQMLRNALAPIIVQATLTAGTVLLSAASLSFLGLGAQPPLPEWGAMMSEGRNFIGVNVYLSLFPGLAVMVMVLGFNLLGDGLRDLLDPRP
- a CDS encoding ABC transporter permease, producing MKAYFFRKILALPLILLGVSFIVFMAVRALPGDPARLMAGPDAPEAALVLVRERLGLNQPVIVQYGYFLVNALQGDLGMSLRSKVPVTQEIADRFPNTLKLAFVSYMIAVLVGIPAGILSAAARGRWPDQLVMIFAILAASLANFWLALMGMNLFAVKLGWLPLMGMGTWQHYILPSVTLALLPAAIIARMTRSSMIEVLGQDYIRTARAKGIDEGKVYRKHALRNALIPIVTIVGLNFGAVVSGAVVAETVFSWPGIGRLLVDAVRYRDYPVIQGVTLLTVASVVIVNLAADLLIMLINPRVRVS